In Leguminivora glycinivorella isolate SPB_JAAS2020 chromosome 17, LegGlyc_1.1, whole genome shotgun sequence, the DNA window tcaaaggattaaatgataaattttgtttaatgggcctaaagtacaagatattaggaatttaaatttaccgcatttatgagagtgagcttatcaaattgtacataataagagctccgaaatctgtgcttcgcgcggtttttcctaaacgagcatcagaaaaaaaatcattactaattgaaaaagcttttttttccatatgttttttattgaaccgacagttaattagattttctaactgaaacaagtacttttactgtcttttagtatgagtaaagtgtacaattttgccgataaatattgtacattttacaatatatcgcctttttttgtcatagcgctcttaagagGCATTCAGTAGCTAGCTAGCGTCAGGCTCGGCGCGGCAGCGCGCAGGCCCGCTCGGACCTGTAAGTATGCTTGATCGCTAAGTGCTTCTACGGACTCGCgtctttatataaatttaattttaattaattttactgCCAGTCTCACAAATCGTTAATCGTATCTGAATCACCTTCCCTAGATGTTACGATCACACATTTTTAGTTCAGTTACGTCATCGTATCGTATAGAGGTGTGGATGAGGTGCGGTAGCTACTGAGTGTGCTCGCCGCTCGCGGCGCCGGGGTCGGAGGTTTCTCTACAGTCGTGTCTCTCGAGAACGTTCTCCGAGAAGCCGAGAGGGCGCTACTGTAGCCCGCCGCAGTGGCCGCTCGAGCCGGGAGCGGTCACCAACAACCTGCGGCCCGGCGCCGCCGCGCCGATACTGCCACGATATTACACACTGTTGCATGACTACCTATGTTTacgtcattattttattttaaatattttacttttttgatgaaaatataataaataatgttttcaaataaaatgtttctcgtttcattattttaacaaatcgAACCTTTGAAAACGGGTCGACTACGGCCCAGAATCAACCTTCGTGCATTACGAAAAATTTCACACATGAAAGGAACATGCGTCAGACATGGAGGGCGTGACGTTGAAAGGGTTAAGTGTTAATATTTGCCATCgtacttaaaacaaaaacgcatcTAGAATTACAGTTCAAAATCGAATAACTAGAAACAAACGTCAAATGGTCAAATAAAAGATATTGACGAGATATCGTATCAGAAAATGACATGTGAACCAGGACGTAGTTAAATATTTGAAGAAGTCTTATCGTCTATCTCAAATTTCTCCAATTCCTATCACTGATAAAGACAGATAATGCCAATAGGATAAATTGTGCTCTAACCATCACTGTTATACAGATATACTGTGTtataatattattgtgataCAACGTAACTGTGCTATTATAGTTTTACCTACTGCTGCTAAAAAACAACACATTTTGGTAGAATCTTGAAATTGTGTTAGAAGAAAAATCTGCAATAAAGGTCATAAATAGTGTTGAAAAGAAGTGATTAAGAATATATCACAGAAACTGTAATGTTGAAGCAACTAGTGTTGTTAACTTTGCCTGTTACTCTGTACGCCTGGCAGCTGTGCCATGGAGACTCGTGTAAAATCAACCGACAGGCGAGGATCATTGGAGGGGACATCACCGAACAAAATTCCAGGCCATTTCAGGTAAAATTATTGTCTTGGTCCATCTTAGAATCGGATCAGAAAAAACTGTGGTAAGTATGTCTAAGGGcctatttagacggtacgactTACGAGAACACGCATAcgaattttattacattgcggtatttcatGGCTGTGCAAAAGTGtctgtaacctcaacagcccgcaatgtaactaaaatcgcatgcgagttcgcgcgccgtctaaatcaggtctaaTAACGTGGTATTTTGAATAGTCACTACATAAGGCTCATTAGTGCTTGTTAAGAAGTAGGACAATAGATTATCAGCATATCAATCAGGTAACTAGATTCggtaaataagtatgtaggtacatattaccTAATTTATTCGGATCCGAAGTACACGGTGTAATACTATACAGCACAACCACCTGTGAcaaccacggatgattttattgattctgttgcggtacaaattcacgaaaaaaatagttatttgttatacaagggggcaaagttgtattttaacgccgagtgtggaattgaaaaacgagcaagtgaaaggattctatagttgaaccacgagcgaagcgagcggtTCGAGAATATAcctaatcctgaacttgcgagtttttcaacacacgagaagtaaaatacatttgcacccgagtgtaacacaaaacttttcccctcactatagcgaggaaactacaacacaaaaaatgcgtttatcactgcttccagtagttccacaggtggtaaatcatcttttttactagattcacctacttttatcaattttaaagcagataatttgactttattcaaggtcaaattactttacccactagtggataaaatgcgtttttacccgctggtattaaaggacaaaacacgtgtttccgagcttgtgaggggaaaatgtacttttttgtacttacgtttaaaagaaatgtacccttatggtttcggagtttcgacataggggccgtggtcgtgctaggaaGGTACTATGGCACGACCACCGAATGAActacttaattaaaaatatgactGTCCCAAAGACCAGTAATTGCATCCGGACCGGTCAGTGCTTAGCGAGCTGCGGCCTGAATCCACGGCGCGCTAGTCCCAAAGTCATCAAGATtgcttaaaaaaaatgtgtttgaaAGTGGAACCACAATAATGAGTTACTGTTTGGAAACAAAACCTATGGTTAATTTAATAACCTACAGTTAACTTTATACTGGTTTAGGTGAAGAGCTTATAATAATTTTAGGTTGCCCTTTACGCGCGAGTGGGCACCACGGGTGAAGTGGGCTTCTGCGGAGGTTCGCTAGTACATCCAGAGTGGGTGCTGACTGCGGCGCACTGCTGCTATCATAATGGACAGCAAGTTGACAACGTTCAGGTATTACAAATTTCATTAAAGACATATAAGATAAAGTTTGTATTTCAAATAGGAACTTTACGTccaataaatatacctacagttaTACACCGGCGGCTCTATCCTTACGCCAGTACTTCGAGAAAATTTCAGTCCTCAATTTGAGGAAGGGGAAGTTATCCGCTAAGACTGGCAAGAAACTTTTTGTGCTCATGCGATCTACTCGCGAATTATTCTGGTTTAACTTATCTACATAGATATCCCCACTGATTTTACATGCAATCTCGAGCGTAATAGAACGATACGAGTGCCAGCCACGTTCTCTAAGGCAATGTCTTGCCTTCCCGAAAATCGAAAAGTCGTTGTTATTACTTCTTTATGGCTCGAATATGCTGCCTCTTTATGTTTGCTCTCATGTAGAATTTTGCATaatttttataaagttttttttttgttattagttGATCGCTGATATTTCAGGCAATCCTGGGCGCGCACTCACTGTACGACCGTTACGAAAACGGTCGCCGTATCGTGAATGTTGACGAGGTGCGGGTCCACCCAGATTACGATCCGGAATCTTTCGCTAATGACATTGCGCTAATGAGGCTCGCTAACACCATGCAGCTAACAGGTTAGTAAGTAACATGTGGCTTTCGGCAAGTTAGATCACAAGGTCCTCAGCTCACATGACTTGAAATTGGCCACTAAAGTTTCCGTGTACCTACCGTTAAGTGTCGCTAATGACATCGCTCTCATACTAACACCATGCAGCATACAAAATTTACGGAAATATTAGATATGGGACAACCGTTCACGATGAAAATTCATAAGCCAGTTGGTCCACCTTCTTGGCATTACCTAATCAAGTTCAGCAATTAAAAGTGGACATATTACTGAGTTATATGTGATGTGATTTGAATTTACATATACTCCAGGGCTCCATCAAAAGCTGTGCTTGCTATGGATGAAGTCTTGGTCGCGGGAGTTTCGATCCAGATGCggtattttttccacttttaaactTTTCTgatagtgaaaaaaaaaataggtacgatTAAGATAGACACACTGGACCGACAAAACGAATTCTTcctataggtgaaaaacttaagaaagtcacctgttgtatgtgtgagtgacgtgttcgaataggcgtttgttttgtttgtgttactaatttgaaatatgtgttctctattcgaacacgtcactcacacatacaacaggtgactttcttaagtttttcaaatATACCTATTCTTTTTCATCCATTTTAAGTGCAACTTTTACTTATTTCAGAAACTATAGATGTGGTTCGTCTACCGTACCTGGGTATAACCAACTTCAATTTCGCTGGAATGGGAGCCACGGTGTCCGGCTGGGGAATAGCGGCGCCAGGTAAAACAAAGGACCATCATAAAGtaacctgcagggcaatcatggtcgcgtgataaatgataaaatatcgggccgtccctatcgcacttacaaatagtgtgatagggacggcctgatgttttatcatttatcgcgcgaccataattgccggCCTGCGGTCGTAGCACACTAGCGTGctaactttatcgcatcggtgtccctatcgcacttaaaaatagtgtgaaaaggacggcctgacattATATCGTTATTACGCGGTCGTGCTTCTCTGCCTGGTAAAGGATGATTTATGCTGGAGTGGGACGGTACGGCGTACCCTAGGAGTCCTAGGACCTATTGTCCCGCAGGACGGTGTGTCAATTTCTATACAAAGTGTCACTTAATTTCCGAGCTAACATATAGCTCCTATAAAAATTAACACATCGCCCAGTTCCGACCCGCTCTAGTGTGAGTTGTCCTTAATGATGTCTTTGGACTGTTATCATTtggatatttatttaaagtttaattaaCTATTAGAAAACAGTCATAGATAAGTTTATCAACTATGAAATGGTGTTTAAGCCTAATGAAATGACTAATCGTCTAACATCGATGGTATCATAAAGTCAGTTGATACCAATTTTGCCCATATCCGAGATGACAAGAGCGAAAATCGGTTTCCAGGAGGCTTCTATAAAATTACGGTCTACCAtagtacggtcaaccaatttgatgACACCGTGCTATTATTATTGGCCATAGAAGTCCCATTGACGTTTACTGCGATAAGGTTCTATATCTACAATGGCCTAGAATTCTAGTTGGTTGACTATACCTACAAAATCTTGTTACTAACAGGTGTCGAGTTTGTGTCACCAACTCTTCGAGAGAAGCTGATGACTGTGATGACGGATACAATGTGCAACATACAGTATTTCGACCAACTGCCCGCCAACGTTGTATGTGGCTTCCACGCTACCGCTGGCACTTGCAAGGTAAGTATATCTAAATTAagagaaaagaaacaaaatccCTACTCAGCCATTGACTTTGTAAGGACGGGCCGGGACCAACAAAAAAGAACCAAGCGTGCAGTCTATGCCACATCGCGTGCCGTGCGTGATGTCAACTCATCATTCTGTCGCATTGTAGCGCTCCGCGAAACCGCAACAAACCAGAATGTTCCGTCCACATCACATGACTTGTCCTATCcttaattttgaaatatttgactgaaactattgggttggcacaaaagtaatgagacacttggtttacgttttatattttttattattattacaatacaaaaagcttagtcgatgatgtaatcaccattagcatctatgacttcttgccaacgatccggcaaagtttggatgcctttcgcccagaactctgatagctgtgcctcgaaaaagttgttcaactccacctgtacatcatggaaatcattgaattgtttaccccgcaaatgtcgtttcagggctctaaacaaatgaaagtctgatggtacgaggtctggagaataaggtgggtggggtatcgtctcccagcccaagttctgcagctgttggcgaacggtagattcgacatgaggtcgagcgttatcatgtagtaaaacgacgaagacgagccactgtaattttactaagtaaaattacagtggctcgtcttcgtcgttttttcttgatagcagaagatagttcggtgagctgtgttgaatatttgttagcgtttatagtttcattgtgtaatagttcatgaaacagcatgccttgcgagtcccagaaacaacaaagcaaaacttttaagcggttcttttgactcagcttcggttgagttggtggcgtttcttctcgaggcagccaaaaagcacgacgtgtatcgttctcataataaatccataattcatctcccgtaaccagatcagtcaaaaactctttacgtcggggtcgcagcaaaagtgattgacagatggcgacacggactgcacgactggcgtcggtaaggatgtgcggttcccatcgagccaaaacttttctatacccaagctcatgcagatggtattccacagcgtggtgactgcagttaagtgtattcacgagtagtagcatcaggattcgactgtagttcgcggtgtaaatcgtcatcattgaatgcaggtggtcgccctgagcgtgactgactttcaaggctcctgtctcctgatttaaaacggtcaaaccatctggacaccgtggcatggcttgtacttccagcgcccaatgcagtgttgatattgtcagccgcagcccgcggactgtggcctaacaagtactcgtataagtcaagtgttcgaacttgtcgctcgtccattttatttcaatctaactaaaccaatcacgagggcggctgtatataccctcacattagaagtacctagaatgttctacaacatactaaaatattatcgaaaacaattaacttaagaaaggaaatgtatagagttttgtagagtgtgtcattacttttgtgccaacccaatataatatTACGTCTTTCTAATTAAATACGAGAACCAAAAGTAGGTACAACAACCCAATAGCTGTATTGTTAATTTATTATCAGAAACAAGTTTTTCGTTCATatctaataataatttattgtcaTATCAGACTAAATCACGAGTCTTGTTTTTTTTAGGGTGACAATGGTGGTCCATTGACGATATGGTATAACGCCACAGAAGAAGTTATCCTGGTAAGTGCTCGTCTTTTGTTTTTAACcaatgcaaaaacgacggggtgttatacgtttgacgcgtctgtctgtctgtctgtggcatcgtagctcccgaacggatgaaccgattgagatttagtttttttttgtttgaaagctgagtttgtcgggagtgttcttagccatgtttcatgaaaatcggtacacttgtcgggggtttttccaaaatttgaattttgtatgAAGATTATTATAATATTGGCCGGTGGGCCCTACATTATCACAAAAACATGGTTATTAGGTATCTACTAagcaagaacgatataataGGGGACTGAGCCCATAcgaaaagcgtacccctgaaatgtatgggctttttaggcttagaactagatggcgctgtttcgcagccaggaagtggccaaaatcatattttccccaaatatttttgcgtgtttttattctttataagaacaaatgacataaatatttctttattttaatatcatgatatcgtgtcaatacctacacattttgaaaaaaaaaagttaaaggatcatcagtatcatcactgtagttatgatagtatttaataggtggcgctaaaaaatcgaggttacgattcttagtatgaagatcgTAAATCTTATaagtatacagcgtgtggattccatacgggcgaataatgtatccagttatagtatctaatcATACGAAtcatataggataatcattttattaaaaagtgtttttaattaagagtaattatttttttaaatctgaccaagcagcaatgtacgccgtccatattaacttgacatgacataaacgtcatgtcgtaatgacgtttaggtaggtacgcttatgcttatgtatgaaaaaaaaaatctcatctattcaataaaaaaaccatgtagttaggctccttaggtccaatactaatcgttattcaaatattcgcccgtatggaatacacacgctgtataataaTTGCTAGTAAGCAGTGAATAAGGAAACGAACCTACgactttttttatataaaacttaTTTGTAAATGGGTGTTTGTtttctaaatacataaaaatattcattagatatttgccagtcgcttttcggtgaatgaaaacatcgtgaggaaaccggactaataattccaataaggtctagtttacccttcgggttggaaggtcaggtggcagtcgctttcgtaaaactagtgcctaccccaaatcttgggattagttgccaaagcggaccccaggctcccatgagccgtggcaaatgccgggataacgcaaggaggatgatgatgataaaaatattCCTGTCCATGTTTTAACATCAGCGTTGTTTGTTGTCAGATCGGCGTGGCGTCGTTCGTGGACGCGAGCGGCTGCAACGGCGAACTACCCTCAGTCTTCACGCGCGTACAGCGCCATCTGCAGTGGATCAGCGACAACACCGGCATAGTACTTCAATAACATTGTTATACCTCTTCCTTGATTATAATACtagtttaagttttattataaagtaaccaaggctggaatcgaaccatcACGCCTGGGTCACATctcagacactggcgatcaaatatatgaaagaggcgcgttcctagcacacattctaagctcgtgtaggtgaacgcgtaccatgcttgtatgagtgagatatgacaggtcgattgttcgcgtttttgacaggcggtaactgtcagataaccgagagggggtgggcggcactttcagaggggagcgggagtggccatactgtacgatagtactctttattatactgtgccttaaataaattaaagtttattccgaaaataattaatattgtacCCACTTGAATTTTGTACTTtagtattcatcatcatccttgcgttatcccggcatttgccacggctcatgggagcctggggtccgctttggcaactaatcccaagatttggcgtaggcactagtttttacgaaagcgactgccatctgaccttccaacccgaagggtaactaggccttattggaattagtccggtttcctcacgatgtcgTCACCGTTGACCGTTCGAattcgttcaccgttgtatcaacatcgaattacctagcaaccaattgtttgtaataaccgtctctgattggccgataacgcgacagataaaaaaaaatgtgtttcagatgcaggaaaatttgccaggtatcgcaaattagtatagaaattgtatgaagttctatttttgaaattattacagttaactaaaatcAACTATattgagcttattataattgagtcggaactgccatagagtatccaacactgaaaagttagcacttatagtttagtctgtggtgtcctaattgacagattacagtcaaaaagtagaaaaaaataccattcggctacgacaccagaccagaaatatatgactacgcggactattgcggaatttcattagaactattctCTTCATACCATACTGAACTACCACCGcttacatcagaataacagcgctgcgccctcttgacaatagtcataattatatttctggtcaggctttacatttttttaacgtTTTCTTtatcaatgaggaggcacactgacattttattccgccaggcggcgcctgtgcaagtgacTAGGCatatcactgtcattcataattcgacgacaacaacgtatagGGTACAAACTGCaataatttttttcagaaaattgcaccttacccTCCAATGTACATGGTGCTAtctgctacaaaaaaaaatcgcagatttcgccttgtacgttgttgtcgtcgaatatgtgagagagagaaaaaaatatttacttctcgcTGTCATGTATGAAATCTTTATCTGTGCtttggactaataaggtggcgccatctgtcatacataacctttgagtgtgcctcctcattgcgaCATAAGCAAAATAAAGGATTTAATTAGGTGCGTCAGACACTCGATACGATTGTTCTTCCTCTGACGTATGTGAACGTGTATTTTTAACGAAATGTTTATCTTTCACTTCTGATAATCTAGTAATTAATTAGATACACAGGGTTGGGCAGAATAACTGTCCTAGTTAAAAAGTGGTATACAATTTtaaaaaatgattaaaaaatttTAAAAGATGTTGAATTTCTCAGTCGCACTATCCAGCGTCCACGCTGTCGTAAAAAAAGTACAGTAAGGTATTATTATTGGAGCCTgttatgtcccactgctgggcaaaggcctccccctctttttccaatcttccCGATCTCGGGCAGTTTCAGGCCAATTATTAAGGAAGCGatccaagtcgtcccgccatcgccggcggggTCTGCCAGCAGATCCTCGCGTTAGGTCGATTTGCCACTCTGTGGCAAGGTAACCAGTTGAAATTAATTTAGACGTCATGTTATTGATTGAATTACTTAACAGTAATTTCCGTTTCTTCCTGCGTAAGGCGTAAGTATCGacattttatcaaaaaataaaattgattatGTTCATAATCGTTCAATAGAAGATTAGTTACGGCGATTATCAGCCCGACATGCTAATTctgataacaattttatataaatcaaagtttgtttaatgtttattgtaGTATATATCATTTGTTTTAAGAATGAGGGTTCTGTTGTTTGGTTTAGCCGTACTTGCGACGGCAGCGGCCTCTGTGCTGCCGACAGCGGAACCGGTGCTGGGGTACCATGATGCTGTGGGCATCCCTCATGCGGCGAAGATCAAGGCTTTGGAAGACGAGTACTTTGCTAGCCTTGATGAGGAATCACCAGCGGAACCTCGCATCGTGGGAGGTGTTGTATCTGGAACAGGTGCTCATCCTTACTTGGTAAGTACATAGGTATagttaataatatgtatatgtatgataATCAAGAGTTGACTTGTGAGAACTTGGGAAGtggttaaaaatttcaaaagAACTAGAACTGTTGGACGCACCAAGTGTTGGCAAGCTGGGTGGAAGCTTCTAGGATCATCGTTCAATTGATGTCTATCTATTTACTGATATGTTACCAGCCTTTATTGAGTACGGTTAAATAATACCTTACACTGCTAAGATACACTTGAGTGTTGGATTGGATGCCTTGTAGCCGGTGATTACAGACGAGCCTCACTTGACAGTGTCACTAGAAAGGCCAATAGTGAAGTGGTCATCCACGACCTCGACCGTAGAGCTGTAGCAGATCTACATTAATGTATTGTGGAACATGTTCTAGGCCGGTCTCGTCATCAGCTTCATCAATATAGCTGGCCAATCAGCGTGCGGTGCTTCCCTCCTCTCCGCCAACCGTCTAATCACCGCAGCTCACTGCTGGAACGACGGCACCAAGCAGGCTTGGCAGTTCGAGGTGGTCCTGGGCTCCAACTGGTTGTTCTCTGGCGGCACTAGGATCTCCACGACGCAGGTCATCATGCACCCTTCGTGGAGCCCTTCGACGCTGGCCAATGATGTTGCTATGATCTATCTGCCTACCAATGTAGCCTTCTCAAGTAAGATCTCTATCtatcttttttttatgattataaactggccagtgattgaccttagttgCACCCGATGGAAAGTGGTGACAACGCCGAAGTTGTAACTCACTTGTTCAGTGATCTACAGAAACTTATCGtttgtatttattattgtaatgATATTTAGAATTCTTTCCGTACCTAAAAAGCGACGTAGTATTAAATTGTTTATAGGGAGTTCCctacatttataattttctatTCACCATTTGCTGAAGTAACTTAGAAGATGGGACgcgttaatattataaaaattggGAATGCATTTCTTTCAGCTGTTATCCAGCCCGTCGCCTTGCCATCCACCACCCAACTGTGGGACCAGTTTGTAGGCATGTGGTCAACCGCTTCTGGATACGGCAAGACCAGTGACCGTGAGTGTTTCTAGAGAAATCAATTAGATCTGTAGATCAGTTTCCTCACAAACTTAAAGGGTTTTCATTTCACACGTTCGCATCTTAGCTCTCTAAATAGGTATGTCAAAAGCGTGAAAATAAATTGGACACACGAAAGTCTACATCGTAACGACGACAAACATTAACGTAGGTTTGTAGTTTTCTACGAGTAGGTAC includes these proteins:
- the LOC125235102 gene encoding brachyurin-like, whose product is MLKQLVLLTLPVTLYAWQLCHGDSCKINRQARIIGGDITEQNSRPFQVALYARVGTTGEVGFCGGSLVHPEWVLTAAHCCYHNGQQVDNVQAILGAHSLYDRYENGRRIVNVDEVRVHPDYDPESFANDIALMRLANTMQLTETIDVVRLPYLGITNFNFAGMGATVSGWGIAAPGVEFVSPTLREKLMTVMTDTMCNIQYFDQLPANVVCGFHATAGTCKGDNGGPLTIWYNATEEVILIGVASFVDASGCNGELPSVFTRVQRHLQWISDNTGIVLQ
- the LOC125235101 gene encoding brachyurin-like, whose protein sequence is MRVLLFGLAVLATAAASVLPTAEPVLGYHDAVGIPHAAKIKALEDEYFASLDEESPAEPRIVGGVVSGTGAHPYLAGLVISFINIAGQSACGASLLSANRLITAAHCWNDGTKQAWQFEVVLGSNWLFSGGTRISTTQVIMHPSWSPSTLANDVAMIYLPTNVAFSTVIQPVALPSTTQLWDQFVGMWSTASGYGKTSDLQAGVSTASVVSQVSLQVISMAQCQISFGHWILDSTLCTNGIGGVGICSGDSGGPLVINSNGQNILVGISSFVASSGCQLGHPSAFARVTSFYSFIVSHL